The Streptomyces rimosus genomic interval TGGCCCTCGCCCTCGACCTCTCCCGGCGCGGCGTGCGCGCCCTCGTGCTGGAGCGCCAGGACCGGCTGTCGCCCGGCACCCGCGGCAGCGGCATCCAGCCCCGTACGCAGGAGGTGTACGAGGACTTCGGGGTGCTCGACGCGATCCGGGCCAGCAGCGCCCGGTACCCGAAGATCGGGTCCTGGGAAGACGGCCGCATGATCAACGAGTACGTGTTCGTGGAATCCGTCGAACCGACCCCGTCCACCCCGTACGGCGCCATGATGATGGTCCCGCAGTGGCGGAACCTGGAGATCCAGTACGCGCGGCTGACCGAGCTGGGCGGCACGGTGGCGTTCGGTGCCGCGCTGGAGTCGTTCACGCAGGACGCGGACGGCGTCGCGGCCCGGGTCGTCCGCGCCGACGGCAGCGCCCGTACGGTACGCGCCGCCTACTTGGTCGCGGCGGACGGCGGGCGCAGCACGGTGCGCAAGGCGCTCGGCGTCACCATGACCGGGGAGAGCGTCACCCCGAACCCGATGCTCCTCGCCGACATCCGGCTGGACGGGCTGGACCAGCGGCACTGGCACATGTGGGAATCCTTCAACGCCACCGACTTCGTCGCGCTGCTCCCGGTGCCGCTGCGCGACTACTTCTCGCTCATCGCGGGCTTCGCGGACCCCGCCGCCGAGCCGGACACCGCGCCCGACGCCGTGCGCGAGCTCGTCGCGGAGCGCACCCACCTCACCCTGGACCAGGTGGGCGAGGTGCTGTGGTCCTCCACCTTCCGCCCGAACGCCGCGCGGGCCGACCGGTTCCGCGTGGGCCGGGTCTTCCTCGCGGGCGACGCGGCGCACGTGCACTCCCCCGCGGGCGGCCAGGGCCTGAACACCAGCGTCCAGGACGCCTACAACCTCGGCTGGAAGCTGGGCCAGGTCCTGCGGCACGGTGCCCCGGAGTCGCTGCTCGACACCTACGAGGCCGAGCGCCTGCCGGTCGCCGCGGGCATTCTCGACCTCAGCACCCGGCTGCACCGTACCGGCGACATGCGGCGCGGCAAGGAACTGCACCAGATAGACGTCGGGTACGCGGACGGGCCGCTCGCCTCCGAACGGCGCACCGGCCTCGCCGACGGCGCGCTCCGCGCCGGCAACCGGGCGCCCGACGCGCCCTGCACCACCCCGGACGGCACCCCGCGCCGCCTCTTCGAGGTCTTCCAGGGCCCGCACTTCACCCTGCTGGCCGTCGGCGACGTCGAACTCCCGGCGCTGGATGGCGAGATGATCCGTACGTGCCGTGTCGGCGGGACGGCCCCCGACCTGCTCGACGCCGAGGGGCACGCCCGGCACGCTTATGGCGAGGGCCTGTTCCTGATCCGTCCGGACGGCTACGTGGCGTACGCCGCCGACGACGCCTCCGGCCTGTCGGACGAACTCGCCCGGTACGGCGGGGCCTTGACCGCGCCGTCCGTCCGGTGACCGGGACGGGGCCGCCCCGGTCGGCGGCTGGTATTACTGGTGCATGCACGAAGAGACCGCGCAGTCCGCGATCGACACGTTCCTCTCCGCCTTCAACGCCTCGGACGACAGCCGTGTCACCACGCTGCTCGCCCAGGCGCTGACCTCGGACGTGGTCTTCCACGGACCACTGGGCCGCAGCGAGGGGATCGAGGCGGTCGAGCGGTTCGTGCTGGACCTCCGGCGCCACCCGGCGGGGGCCGGCACGATGGTGCGCTGCTCAGCGGTGGACATGCCGGGCGAGTGGGCCCGTTACCGGTGGGTCTTCACCACCCCGGACGGAGGCCCCCGCCTGGCCGGGACGGACATCGTCCACCTGCGGCGCAGCCTCATCGACCAGGTGATCGTCTTCGCGGGGGAGACCGGGCCGCCCGCCGCCTGAGCCGCCCTCCCCCGGTTCGGTCAGCGTCCGCGCGATGAGCCAGGCCACCGCGCACAGCGCGATCAGTGGCAGCAGGGCGGTCCGCAGCCCTGTGGTGTCGGCGAGGGCACCGATGGCGGGGCTCGCGACGCCGCCGACGCTGACCGCCAGGCCCAGGGTGACACCGCTCGCCGTACCCATACGGTTCGGCAGCAGGTCCTGGCCGAGCGTGATGTGCAGGGAGAACGGTACGTACAGGGCCGTGGACGTGAGGGCGGCGAAGACGTACAGCGCGGGGCCGGGCACGAGGACCAGCCCGGCGACGGCCGGGACACAGGCCGCGTAGGCGATCCGTATCGTACGGACCCGCCCCCACCGGGACGCCAGCCGGCCGCCGAGCACGGTGCCCACCGCGCCGCCCGCGAACAGTACGAACAGGGCCACCGAACCCGCGGTGGCGCCGCCGCCCACCCGCTGCTCGGCGTAGACGGCGATGAAGGCGCTCAGGCCGACGAAGACGATGGACCGGCAGACGATGACGGCGGTCAGCCGCAGGAACTCCGGCCAGTTGTCGCGGCCCGCCTTGCGCGCCGCGGCCTTGGCGACGGCCGCCCGCGGCGCCAGCGCGCGGATCACCTGAGCGGTCAGCAGGACACCGGCCACCGCGGGCACCACCAGCCACGGCGACGCGTCCAGCGAGCCCGCGGAGAGCAACGGGCCGACGGCGACCGGGGCGAGGGCGAAGCCGATGTTGCCGCCGAGGGAGAACCAGCCCATGGCGACATGGCTGCCGCCGCTCGCGACGCGGGCCAGCCGTGCGGCCTCCGGGTGGTAGGCGGCGACGCCGATGCCCGAGAGGGCGACCGCGGCGCAGGTCGGGCCGTAGGAGTCGCCGAGTACCGACAGGGCGATGCCCAGGCCCGCGCACAGCGTGCTCACCGGGATCAGCCAGGGCATCGTCCAGCGGTCGGTGAGCGAGCCGAACAGGGGCTGGACGAGGGAGGAGAGGAGGGTGGCGGCCAGCACGATGCCGGAGGCGGCGGCGTAGCCGTAGTGGCGCTCGGCCACCAGGAAGGGCACCAGGGCCGGGACCGCGCCCTGGTAGAAGTCCACCGCCGCGTGTCCGACGGACATCGTCGCGACCGGCCGCCGGGGCGCGGACACGTGTTTCGTCGTCATGTACCGATCATGGCGAGCGCGCCCGGTGGCGGGCTTCTCATAAGCTGCCACGTCATGCCGGTTTTCCGCCATCACCCGTCGCACGTCACGACCATCACCCGCTTCCTGCCGCAGGGTACGGAGGTGACGGCCCACCACCACGACATCCACCAGATCGTCTACGCGGGGCGCGGCGTGCTCACCGTGACCACGGACGCCGGGAGCTGGGTCGCGCCGGCCACCCGCGCGATCTGGATACCGGCCGGGACGGTGCACGAGCACCGGGCGCACGGGGACACCGATCTGCACACCGTCGGCGTGCCCGTGGACACCAACCCGCTGGGGCTGGACCGGCCCGCCGTCCCGGCGGTCGGCCCGCTGCTGCGCGAACTGATCATCGCGTACAGCGGTCCGGGCAGCCGCCGTACGGCGGAGGCGCGGCGCCTGCTGGCCGTACTCCTCGACCAGCTGCGCCACGCCCCGCTCCAGGCCCTCCATCTGCCCACGCCCCGCGATCCGCGCCTGGTGGCGGTGTGCGCGATGCTGCGCGCCGACCCGGCCGACCCGCGCCCGCTCGCCGGGCTCGGCGCCGCGGCCGGGGCGAGCGAGCGGACGCTGGCCCGCCTCTTCCGCGCCGAGCTGGGCATGACCTTCCCGCAGTGGCGTACGCAGCTGCGGCTGCACCACGCGCTGGTGCTGCTGACGCGGGACGACCCGGCGCTGTCCGTGACCGCGATCGCGCACCGCTGCGGCTGGGCCTCGGCCAGCGCCTTCATCGATGCCTTCCGCCGGTCGTTCGGACACACGCCGGGCGCCCACCGGGACCTGTACGGCGCTACAGCACCAGGGACAGCAACAGGACGCACACGATCCCGACGACCGAGATCAGCGTCTCCATCAGCGACCAGGTCTTGATCGTCTGGCCGACGTTCATGCCGAAGTACTCCTTCACCATCCAAAAACCCGCGTCGTTGACGTGGCTGAAGAACAGCGAACCGCAGCCGACGGCGAGGACGAGCAGGGCGGCGTGGGTGGTGGACATCTCGGCGGCCAGCGGCGCCACCAGGCCCGCGGCGGAGATGGTGGCGACCGTCGCGGAGCCGGTCGCGAGCCGGATCGCGACCGCGATCAGCCAGGCCAGCAGCAGGGTGGAGATGTTCCAGTCCTTGGACAGCTCCAGGATCATCTGCCCGACGCCCGCGTCCACCAGGGTCTGCTTGAAGCCGCCGCCCGCGCCGACGATCAGCAGCACACCGGCGATCGGCGCGAGGGACTTCTCGACGGTGGAGGCGATCCGGCCCTTGGTGAAACCGGCCGACCGGCCCAGCGTGAACATACCGACGATGACGGCGGTGAGCAGCGCGATCAGCGGCGAGCCCACCACGTCGAAGACGCGCTGAATCGTGGTGCCCTTGTCGTCCACGACGACGTCCACCAGGGCCTTGGCCAGCATCATCACGACGGGCAGCAGCACGGTGGCGACGGTGATGCCGAAGCCGGGGCGCTTGTCCAGCTCGCCGCTGGCCCGCTCGGGGACCATCTTCTCCGGCGGCTGGATGTCGACCCAGCGGGCGGCGTAGCGGGAGAACAGCGGACCGGCGACGATCGCCGTCGGAATCGCGACGACCACGCCGAGCGCCAGGGTGACGCCCAGGTTGGCGTGCAGCGCGTCGATGGCGGCCAGCGGGCCGGGGTGCGGCGGGATCAGGCCGTGCATCACGGACAGGCCGGCCAGCGCCGGGATGCCGATGCGCATCAGGGAGAAGTTGCCGCGCTTGGCGACCAGCAGCACCACGGGGATCAGCAGCACGATGCCGACCTCGAAGAAGATCGGCAGGCCGACGATGCCGGCGATCAGCACCATCGCCCACGGCATCACGCGTCCGCTCGCCTTCGCCAGGATCGTGTCGACGATCTGGTCGGCGCCCCCGGAGTCGGCGAGCAGCTTGCCGAGGATCGCGCCCAGCGCGATCAGGATGCCGGTGCCCGCGACCGTACTGCCCAGGCCCGACGAGAAGCTGGCGATGGCCTTGTCCAGCGGCGCGCCCGCCACCGCGCCCAGCACCAGCGAGCCGATGATCAGGGACAGGAAGGCGTGCAGCTTGAACTTGGTGATGAGCAGGACGATGACGGCGATGCCCGCGAGGACGGCGATGCCGAGCTGCGCGTGACCGGCCGAGGTGATCGGCTCGGTCGCATCCGCTGCCAGCATCTCGACGCTGAGATGTGTCACGGCTGTTCCCTAAGGGGTGCTGTTACTGGTTGTGGTGGTGGCCCTGAGCGATGACGCGCGGGGCGTACGGGCCAGGGCCCGCGGCAGGAGGTCAGGCGGGGGTGGGCCGGCCGGTGTCGTAGCGGCGCAGCGCGGCGACGGCGCGGTCGGCGATCTCCCGCGGGGTGCCGGAGACGTCCACGGCGACGCCCGCCTCGTCGGCGCCGAGCGGCTCCAGGGTGGCGAACTGGGAGTCCAGCAGCGCGGTGGGCATGAAGTGGCCCTTGCGCTCGGCCATCCGGGACTCGATCAGCGACCGGTCGCCGGTCAGGTGCAGGAAGACGACGCCGGGCGCGGCGGCCCGCAGCCGGTCGCGGTAGGCGCGCTTGAGCGCCGAGCTGCTGACCACACCGCCCTGACCCGCACGTCCGTGCGCCCAGGCGCCGATGGCGTCCAGCCACGGCCACCGGTCGGCGTCGTCGAGCGGGGTGCCGGCCGACATCTTGGCGATGTTGGCCGGGGGATGGAAGTCGTCGCCCTCGGCGTAGGGGACATCAAGGTCGGCGGCCACCAGCGGCCCGATCGTCGTCTTGCCGGTGCCGGCCACGCCCATCACGACGATGACGTGGGGGGTGCTCATCCCGTGTACCTCGCTGTCCTCTTTGACCTCGGTCTGACGTCCCACTGAAACCCATGGGATACGACGTATTCAAGCCCCTGTGACGTAAAAGTCATACTTAAAGGCGGGCCACCCTGGGAACGTAGGCTGAAGCCATGGAGAACCAGGGGGCGGGACAGGGACTGCACGCGCGGGTACTGGAGACCCTGGGACCCGCCATCACCGCGGGCGAGTACCCGCCGGGCACGATCTTGCGCACCGACGAGCTGGAGGAGCGCTTCGAGGTCTCCCGCACGGTCATCCGCGAGGCGATACGGGTCCTGGAGTCCATGCACCTGGTCGCCTCCCGGCGCCGGGTCGGCGTGACCGTGCGCCCGGCCGAGGAGTGGAACGTCTACGACCCGCGCGTCATCGGCTGGCGCCTGGCCGGGCCCGACCGGCCCCGGCAGCTGCGCTCGCTGACCGTGCTGCGCTCCGCCGTCGAACCGGTCGCGGCGGGCCTGGCGGCCCGGCACGCCACACCGCGGCAGTGCGCCGAGCTGACCGAGCACGCCATGGGCATGGTCGCCACCTCGCGCGGCCAGCAGCTCGACGCGTACCTGGTGCACGACACGGCCTTCCACCGCGTCATCCTGAACGCCTCCGGCAACGAGATGTTCGCCCGGCTGGGCGATGTGGTGGCCGCGGTCCTCACCGGCCGTACCCACCATCACGTGATGTTCACCGACCCCGACCCGGCCGCGGTGACCCTGCACGTCCAGGTCGCCGAGGCGGTACGGGTCGGCGACGCGGACCGCGCCGAGGAGCTGACCCGCGAGATCACGGCCGGCGCCATGGCCGAACTGGACGTACTGGCGCCGTAGTCGCACCCGACCACGAGACCCGGAAGCGAAATGCCCGTACGGAAATTCGTGGTCGACCGCTGAGTTCCCGCTCCGCACCGAAGTATCGGCTCTTTTCCCTTCCCACCGGCGGTCCGGCCGGGGCTAACTGTGAGGGCACGGCGCGGCATCGGAAACCGATGCCCTTCCTCTGCGCCGCAGCACAGTTCAGAGAAAGGCCGGAACCTTGAGAACTGCCCGAAGGACCGCATTCGGCCTGGCGGCCGGCGCCACCCTCTGCGCTTCCGCCCTGGCACTCGCCCCGGCCGCGCACGCGGGGACCGACAACTACATCAAAATCACCAACAAGGCGGGAATCGTCGCCACCACGTGTTACGAGTGGCAGGGCGTTTCCAGCGGCAAGGACTACTGCCACGAGGCGTACGCCGTGGGCCAGACCCGTACCGCGCATTTCCCGGCGGACGCCACCTCGGCCGTCATCGACCTGAAGCTGTCGAAGTGGGACCGCGCCAGGGACAGCGCCGCGGTGAAGGACCTCAGCAAGAACCACTGCTTCGAGATCCGGGGACTGCTCGGGTCGGAGAAGCTGATCGAGACCGGCTGCTGAAACACGAGGGAGAAAACCCATCATGAACGTCACACGTGTGGGCATCGTGGCCGGTGCACTCACCGCAGCATTCGCCCTCGCCGCCCCGATGGCTTCCGCCACGCCGCCCGAATACAAGGCGGTGGACGGCGCGAAGGACAACTGGGTGAACGAGGGACAGCTCTCGGTCGAATACAACAACGGGATCAAGGACACCGACCCGGCGCGCGTCAAGGAAGCCCTCGACCAGTGCAAGGGCCAGTCGGTCTCGTGCAAGGCGACCACGGTCGGCACCCCGGAGAAGGTGACGAAGTGGTTCGAGGCGGGGGAAGGCGGCGGCAACCCCAAGGTGGTCGAGAACTGCAGGACGGACGACGGCGCGAAGGACGTGGACCACACGGTCGGCGGCATGCACGCGTTCGCCTGGAGCTGGAACATCGGGGCCAGCGTCGACATCCCGCTGGCCAAGGGTGTCGGTATCGGAATCAAGGGTGAGTACACCGAGACCAATACCGACACGAAGACCGAAGCCACCAAGATAACCGTGAAGCCGGGTTACCGGGGCACGCTCCAGCTCGGTCACGACATGGAGCGCACCACTTCCGACATCACCATCCAGGGCGGGAAGTTCGGCGGCGCGAAGATAACCGGAGTACGTACCGAGGCTCTCCTCAAGGACAGTGCCGGGCGCGTCCGTCCGGACATCGTGAAGTGCGGTTAGCAGCCACCAGCGGGACCGACAAAAGGACACAGCCATGTCGAACATCAGGAGAGCGGCCGCCTGCGCCGCCACCGCGATCGGTATCGGACTGGCCGGCACCGCGGTGACGGCGGCACCGGCCTTCGCCGCGGGATCGGGCCACTACATCAACTTCTCGAACGAGGGCGGGTTCGTGGTCAACACCTGCTACAAGTGGAAGGGCTCGCAGACCGCCGACACATGCGACTCCGGAAAGCCCATCACCTCCACCTGGCGCGTGGAAATACCGGATGACGCGACCGGTGTGGAACTCAATGTGAACGTGCTGGCGCAAGCCGGCGGCAAGAATCTCTCACCGCAGATCACCGACCTGAAGCGGGATTACTGCTACACGCTCTACGGCACCACGTTCACCGCGAAGATCGTGGAGAAGACATGCTGAGCCGGGACGGGAGCAACACGGTCGTGCACACCGGAATGCGACGGATGAAGCGGGCGGGCGGACTCGGCGCTGCCGCTCTCGCCCTCACCCTGGGCGGTGGAATCCTGACGGCGCCGTCGGCCGCCGCGAGCACGGAGAACTTCATCCAGTTCAAGAACGACGCGCTGTACTTCGTCAGCACCTGCTTCGAATGGCAGGGCCCGGACGGGGTGCTGAAGACCGACTGCTACGAGGCCAAGGCCAAGGGGCAGACCTGGAAGGCGTACTTCCCCGCGGAGGCGACCAAGGCCGACGTCAAGGTGACCTTCGCCGGTTACACGGGCGGCCCGCCGAAGACGGTCACCGTCGACGACGTCAACAAGAACCACTGCTACCAGCTCAAGGGGACCTGGCCGAACTACGCCGACGTCCTGCGCGTGAACTGCTGACCCGGGCACCGCCGGACCACCGGCCCCCGGACCACCGGTCTCCCCCAAGACCGCCGGTGGCCCGGGGGCCGCGCCGTCAGGCTCCGTACGCGTTCTGCTCCGCGAACCGGCGTGCCAGAGCCGTGAGCAGCTCGGGGGCGTCCT includes:
- a CDS encoding GntT/GntP/DsdX family permease, translating into MTHLSVEMLAADATEPITSAGHAQLGIAVLAGIAVIVLLITKFKLHAFLSLIIGSLVLGAVAGAPLDKAIASFSSGLGSTVAGTGILIALGAILGKLLADSGGADQIVDTILAKASGRVMPWAMVLIAGIVGLPIFFEVGIVLLIPVVLLVAKRGNFSLMRIGIPALAGLSVMHGLIPPHPGPLAAIDALHANLGVTLALGVVVAIPTAIVAGPLFSRYAARWVDIQPPEKMVPERASGELDKRPGFGITVATVLLPVVMMLAKALVDVVVDDKGTTIQRVFDVVGSPLIALLTAVIVGMFTLGRSAGFTKGRIASTVEKSLAPIAGVLLIVGAGGGFKQTLVDAGVGQMILELSKDWNISTLLLAWLIAVAIRLATGSATVATISAAGLVAPLAAEMSTTHAALLVLAVGCGSLFFSHVNDAGFWMVKEYFGMNVGQTIKTWSLMETLISVVGIVCVLLLSLVL
- a CDS encoding FadR/GntR family transcriptional regulator codes for the protein MENQGAGQGLHARVLETLGPAITAGEYPPGTILRTDELEERFEVSRTVIREAIRVLESMHLVASRRRVGVTVRPAEEWNVYDPRVIGWRLAGPDRPRQLRSLTVLRSAVEPVAAGLAARHATPRQCAELTEHAMGMVATSRGQQLDAYLVHDTAFHRVILNASGNEMFARLGDVVAAVLTGRTHHHVMFTDPDPAAVTLHVQVAEAVRVGDADRAEELTREITAGAMAELDVLAP
- a CDS encoding gluconokinase, producing MSTPHVIVVMGVAGTGKTTIGPLVAADLDVPYAEGDDFHPPANIAKMSAGTPLDDADRWPWLDAIGAWAHGRAGQGGVVSSSALKRAYRDRLRAAAPGVVFLHLTGDRSLIESRMAERKGHFMPTALLDSQFATLEPLGADEAGVAVDVSGTPREIADRAVAALRRYDTGRPTPA
- a CDS encoding FAD-dependent monooxygenase — protein: MELNNVKDAVMAPAGTLPEHVDVLISGAGPTGLALALDLSRRGVRALVLERQDRLSPGTRGSGIQPRTQEVYEDFGVLDAIRASSARYPKIGSWEDGRMINEYVFVESVEPTPSTPYGAMMMVPQWRNLEIQYARLTELGGTVAFGAALESFTQDADGVAARVVRADGSARTVRAAYLVAADGGRSTVRKALGVTMTGESVTPNPMLLADIRLDGLDQRHWHMWESFNATDFVALLPVPLRDYFSLIAGFADPAAEPDTAPDAVRELVAERTHLTLDQVGEVLWSSTFRPNAARADRFRVGRVFLAGDAAHVHSPAGGQGLNTSVQDAYNLGWKLGQVLRHGAPESLLDTYEAERLPVAAGILDLSTRLHRTGDMRRGKELHQIDVGYADGPLASERRTGLADGALRAGNRAPDAPCTTPDGTPRRLFEVFQGPHFTLLAVGDVELPALDGEMIRTCRVGGTAPDLLDAEGHARHAYGEGLFLIRPDGYVAYAADDASGLSDELARYGGALTAPSVR
- a CDS encoding nuclear transport factor 2 family protein; amino-acid sequence: MHEETAQSAIDTFLSAFNASDDSRVTTLLAQALTSDVVFHGPLGRSEGIEAVERFVLDLRRHPAGAGTMVRCSAVDMPGEWARYRWVFTTPDGGPRLAGTDIVHLRRSLIDQVIVFAGETGPPAA
- a CDS encoding helix-turn-helix domain-containing protein, coding for MPVFRHHPSHVTTITRFLPQGTEVTAHHHDIHQIVYAGRGVLTVTTDAGSWVAPATRAIWIPAGTVHEHRAHGDTDLHTVGVPVDTNPLGLDRPAVPAVGPLLRELIIAYSGPGSRRTAEARRLLAVLLDQLRHAPLQALHLPTPRDPRLVAVCAMLRADPADPRPLAGLGAAAGASERTLARLFRAELGMTFPQWRTQLRLHHALVLLTRDDPALSVTAIAHRCGWASASAFIDAFRRSFGHTPGAHRDLYGATAPGTATGRTRSRRPRSASPSATRS